A stretch of Microbacterium sp. LWH3-1.2 DNA encodes these proteins:
- a CDS encoding ParA family protein, producing MVQQDGAALAQDEDDSPIARELADLSARRKALEEADVELTGRTRVLTVSNQKGGVGKTTTTVNLAAAMAERGARVLVIDLDPQGNASTALGVPHTADTPSVYDVLIDEFPLADIIQVSPESPNLLCAPSTIHLAGAEIELVSQVAREHRLRVAVDEYLTTNAGELDFILIDCPPSLGLLTINAFTAASELLIPIQCEYYALEGLSQLLGTVRMIQKHLNPRLELSTIMLTMYDGRTRLAQQVADEVRAHFPTEVLDTIIPRSVRVSEAPSFGQSVLAYDGQSAGAIAYREAAVEMIRRDSASNERGA from the coding sequence ATCGTGCAGCAAGACGGCGCCGCACTCGCGCAGGACGAAGACGACTCCCCCATCGCGCGAGAGCTTGCAGACCTCTCCGCCCGTCGCAAAGCCCTCGAAGAAGCCGACGTCGAACTCACCGGGCGCACTCGAGTGCTCACTGTCTCGAATCAGAAGGGCGGCGTCGGCAAGACGACCACGACCGTCAACCTGGCCGCTGCCATGGCTGAGCGCGGCGCTCGGGTGCTCGTGATCGATCTCGACCCGCAGGGCAACGCCTCGACGGCGCTGGGAGTGCCGCACACCGCTGATACGCCGAGCGTGTACGACGTGCTCATCGACGAGTTTCCCCTCGCAGACATCATCCAGGTGAGCCCCGAGTCGCCCAATCTTCTGTGCGCGCCGAGCACCATCCACCTCGCCGGGGCCGAGATCGAGCTGGTGTCACAAGTCGCCCGCGAGCACCGCCTCCGTGTCGCCGTCGACGAGTACCTCACCACAAATGCCGGAGAGCTCGACTTCATCCTCATCGACTGCCCGCCGTCGCTCGGATTGCTCACCATCAACGCGTTCACCGCCGCGAGCGAGCTTCTGATCCCCATCCAGTGCGAGTACTACGCGCTCGAGGGGCTGAGCCAGCTGCTTGGGACGGTGCGGATGATCCAGAAGCATCTGAACCCGCGCCTGGAGCTGTCGACCATCATGCTGACGATGTACGACGGGCGCACGAGACTCGCGCAGCAGGTCGCCGACGAGGTGCGTGCCCACTTCCCCACCGAAGTGCTCGACACGATCATCCCGCGGTCCGTGCGCGTCTCGGAGGCGCCGAGTTTCGGGCAGTCCGTTCTCGCTTACGATGGACAGTCGGCCGGCGCCATCGCATACCGCGAAGCGGCTGTCGAGATGATCCGGCGCGACAGCGCCTCGAATGAAAGGGGCGCGTGA
- a CDS encoding DUF7059 domain-containing protein encodes MLPEPDTDLCRDLAADLQGAGFTAEALRDAWGGAADDAIARGLRSPASRALGSRDDALAVLGRLLVLGMPQAAASVDQALSRAGAAGLVRLGLADVDGGEVRPLAVVRPQSYADASRPGQDEITAQWWIASDLDEAALGGPLPEDHVLGVGGASLTLAGLQLPTRAERALDIGAGCGIQALRARAHVEHVVATDISPRALSFTRLNALLNGIEGIEVRLGSLFEPVAGQQFDRVVSNPPFVITPRVADVPAYEYRDGGMVGDDVVAAFVTGVGAHLAPGGIAQLLGNWETRDGAPGLERVRGWVESSPVPIDAWVVERESLDPLSYAELWVRDGGTLPGTPGFARLVDAWLDDFADRAVTEVGFGYLLLRRPADGSPTLARYETLHTALAGEALGTHLAAALEAHDRLSVLDDAGLAASVLLVAPDVTEARHHLPGAEDPTVIELRQGGGFGRALGVDPGLAALVGACDGDLPVGVLVDAIADLLDVDATALRADLLPRVRELTFAGFLRFA; translated from the coding sequence GTGCTTCCCGAACCGGATACCGACCTCTGCCGTGACCTCGCCGCCGACCTCCAGGGCGCGGGGTTCACCGCCGAAGCCCTGCGCGACGCGTGGGGCGGCGCGGCCGACGACGCGATCGCGCGAGGCCTCCGGTCGCCGGCGTCGCGCGCCCTCGGCAGTCGCGACGACGCCCTCGCCGTGCTGGGGAGACTTCTGGTGCTCGGGATGCCGCAGGCCGCGGCATCCGTTGACCAGGCGCTCTCGCGAGCCGGCGCAGCGGGACTCGTGCGGCTGGGGCTCGCCGACGTCGACGGCGGCGAGGTGCGCCCGCTCGCCGTGGTGCGGCCGCAGTCGTACGCCGACGCCTCCCGGCCCGGCCAAGATGAGATCACGGCGCAGTGGTGGATCGCGAGCGACCTCGACGAGGCGGCGCTCGGCGGGCCGCTGCCCGAGGATCACGTGCTGGGCGTCGGCGGCGCCTCGCTGACGCTCGCGGGGCTGCAACTGCCGACCCGCGCCGAGCGCGCCCTCGACATCGGGGCGGGTTGCGGAATCCAGGCGCTCCGCGCCCGCGCGCACGTCGAGCACGTGGTGGCGACCGACATCTCGCCGCGCGCTCTCTCCTTCACGCGCCTGAACGCGCTCCTCAACGGCATCGAGGGCATCGAGGTGCGCCTCGGCAGCCTCTTCGAGCCGGTCGCCGGCCAGCAGTTCGACCGGGTCGTGTCGAACCCGCCGTTCGTCATCACGCCCCGGGTCGCGGACGTTCCCGCCTACGAGTACCGCGACGGCGGCATGGTCGGCGACGACGTCGTGGCCGCCTTCGTGACGGGCGTCGGCGCCCACCTGGCGCCAGGCGGCATCGCGCAGCTGCTGGGCAACTGGGAGACCAGGGACGGCGCGCCCGGGCTCGAGCGGGTGCGCGGGTGGGTCGAGTCGTCGCCCGTGCCGATCGATGCCTGGGTGGTCGAGCGCGAGAGCCTCGACCCGCTGTCGTACGCCGAGCTGTGGGTGCGAGACGGCGGCACACTCCCCGGCACGCCCGGCTTCGCACGACTCGTCGACGCCTGGCTCGACGACTTCGCGGATCGCGCCGTGACCGAGGTGGGCTTCGGCTACCTTCTGCTGCGGCGTCCGGCCGACGGCAGCCCCACGCTCGCCCGGTACGAGACTCTCCACACGGCGCTCGCGGGCGAGGCCCTCGGCACGCACCTCGCCGCCGCTCTCGAGGCGCACGACCGCCTGAGCGTGCTCGACGACGCAGGGCTCGCAGCATCCGTGCTCCTCGTCGCCCCTGATGTCACCGAGGCGCGGCACCACCTGCCCGGCGCCGAGGATCCGACGGTCATCGAGCTGCGCCAGGGCGGCGGCTTCGGCCGGGCGCTCGGCGTCGATCCGGGCCTCGCCGCGCTCGTCGGGGCGTGCGACGGCGACCTCCCGGTGGGGGTGCTGGTCGACGCGATCGCCGATCTGCTCGACGTCGACGCGACAGCGCTGCGCGCGGACCTGCTGCCCCGCGTGCGCGAGCTGACGTTCGCCGGGTTCCTGCGATTCGCGTGA
- the trxB gene encoding thioredoxin-disulfide reductase — protein MRQVIIIGSGPAGYTAAIYAARANLSPLVVASSVEAGGELMNTTEVENFPGFPEAIMGPDLMAKMQEQAERFGAEVLYDDVVSLDIDGPVKKVTLGSGASHEADALVFATGSAPRKIGIEGESRLSGRGVSYCATCDGFFFRERVIAVVGGGDSAMEEATFLTKFASKVYIIHRRDELRASKIMQERAFKNEKIEFVWNSEVVDILGDDAVTGVVLEDTVDGSRRELALDGVFVAIGNDPRTHLVHDKLELTPEGTVWVDGRSSRTSVPGVFAAGDVIDPTYRQAVTAAGSGTVAALDVEHFLAALGEAGAPAPDAAEIDGLPGAEPVAKVEAA, from the coding sequence GTGCGTCAGGTCATCATCATCGGTTCGGGTCCGGCGGGTTACACCGCGGCCATCTATGCCGCGCGCGCCAACCTCAGCCCGCTCGTCGTGGCGAGCTCGGTCGAGGCCGGCGGCGAGCTGATGAACACCACCGAGGTCGAGAACTTCCCCGGTTTCCCCGAGGCGATCATGGGTCCCGACCTCATGGCGAAGATGCAGGAGCAGGCCGAGCGGTTCGGTGCCGAGGTGCTGTACGACGACGTCGTGTCGCTCGACATCGACGGCCCCGTGAAGAAGGTGACCCTCGGCAGCGGCGCCTCGCACGAGGCGGACGCGCTGGTGTTCGCCACCGGCTCCGCGCCCCGCAAGATCGGCATCGAGGGCGAGTCGCGCCTCTCCGGTCGCGGCGTCTCGTACTGCGCGACGTGCGACGGGTTCTTCTTCCGCGAGCGCGTGATCGCGGTCGTCGGCGGCGGCGACTCCGCGATGGAGGAGGCGACGTTCCTCACCAAGTTCGCGTCGAAGGTGTACATCATCCACCGCCGCGACGAGCTGCGCGCCTCGAAGATCATGCAGGAGCGCGCGTTCAAGAACGAGAAGATCGAGTTCGTGTGGAACAGCGAGGTCGTCGACATCCTCGGCGACGACGCGGTCACCGGTGTCGTCCTGGAGGACACCGTCGACGGCTCGCGCCGCGAGCTGGCGCTGGACGGCGTGTTCGTCGCGATCGGCAACGACCCGCGCACCCACCTCGTGCACGACAAGCTCGAGCTCACCCCCGAGGGCACCGTCTGGGTCGACGGGCGCTCGTCGCGCACGTCGGTGCCCGGTGTGTTCGCCGCCGGTGACGTCATCGACCCCACCTACCGTCAGGCGGTCACCGCCGCCGGCAGCGGAACCGTCGCGGCACTCGACGTCGAGCACTTCCTCGCCGCCCTCGGCGAGGCGGGCGCCCCGGCCCCGGACGCCGCCGAGATCGACGGGCTTCCCGGTGCCGAGCCGGTCGCGAAGGTCGAGGCCGCGTAG
- a CDS encoding RNA polymerase sigma factor, with amino-acid sequence MTLDDAGHARRAVEAVWRDQSPRIVSALARHTGDFAWAEDLAQEALVEALAAWPGSGIPDNPGAWLMSVAKRRAIDGWRRRERMSQREPLFVSEALAIEAIDSVPDDADPDRIDDDVLRLVFVACHPVLPAQTRLALTLRTVAGLTTDQIARALLMTVPSVQQRIVRAKRTLAAEGVPFEVPGRAERPARLASVLQVIYLLFTEGYSATEGEGLIRPDVAREAVRLGRQLVALMPREPEIWSLIALMEFQSSRFAARIDAEGLPLTLEDQDRRRWDRSAITRGSDAMRRADASTRGLGYYGLQAAIAQCHAVAPTFAETDWEQILRLYDALESLAPSAVVRLNRAVALSMARGPEPALAVVDALAPELSGFRPLPAVRAELLERLGRTDAAAAEFLAAAALPGNAAEAEALRRRAEALRTL; translated from the coding sequence ATGACTCTCGACGACGCTGGCCACGCGCGCCGGGCGGTCGAGGCCGTATGGCGCGACCAGTCCCCCCGCATCGTCTCGGCGCTGGCTCGGCACACCGGCGACTTCGCCTGGGCCGAGGATCTCGCCCAGGAGGCGCTCGTCGAGGCCCTCGCCGCGTGGCCGGGCAGCGGCATCCCCGACAATCCCGGGGCATGGCTCATGTCCGTGGCCAAGCGGCGCGCGATCGACGGGTGGCGGCGACGCGAACGGATGTCGCAGCGCGAGCCGCTCTTCGTGTCGGAGGCCCTCGCGATCGAGGCGATCGACTCGGTGCCCGACGACGCCGACCCCGACCGCATCGACGACGATGTGCTGCGTCTCGTCTTCGTCGCGTGCCACCCCGTGCTTCCCGCCCAGACACGCCTCGCCCTGACGCTGCGCACCGTGGCGGGCCTCACCACCGACCAGATCGCGCGGGCCCTGCTCATGACGGTGCCCAGCGTGCAGCAGCGGATCGTCCGGGCCAAGCGCACACTCGCTGCGGAAGGCGTGCCCTTCGAGGTGCCGGGCCGCGCCGAGCGCCCGGCGCGGCTTGCGAGCGTACTGCAGGTGATCTACCTGCTCTTCACCGAGGGATACTCGGCCACCGAGGGGGAGGGTCTCATTCGTCCCGACGTCGCTCGCGAGGCGGTGCGGCTCGGTCGACAGCTGGTTGCGCTCATGCCACGCGAGCCTGAGATCTGGTCGCTCATCGCGCTCATGGAGTTTCAGTCGTCGCGCTTCGCGGCCCGCATCGATGCCGAGGGTCTGCCGCTCACCCTCGAAGACCAGGACCGCCGCCGATGGGATCGCTCCGCAATCACCCGAGGCAGCGACGCGATGAGACGAGCGGATGCCTCGACCCGCGGCCTGGGCTACTACGGCCTGCAGGCAGCGATCGCGCAATGCCATGCGGTGGCCCCCACGTTCGCCGAGACGGACTGGGAGCAGATCCTTCGGCTCTACGACGCTCTGGAATCGCTCGCACCGTCGGCCGTCGTTCGCCTCAATCGCGCCGTCGCGCTCTCCATGGCGCGCGGCCCCGAGCCCGCTCTCGCGGTGGTGGATGCGCTCGCACCCGAATTGTCGGGCTTCCGCCCGTTGCCCGCGGTCCGTGCGGAGCTTCTGGAGCGGCTCGGACGAACGGATGCTGCAGCCGCGGAGTTCCTCGCGGCGGCAGCGCTGCCGGGCAATGCGGCCGAGGCCGAGGCCCTGCGCCGGCGCGCCGAGGCACTCCGGACGCTATGA
- a CDS encoding DUF6049 family protein — protein sequence MISPRAPRRAPRHAPRLVTAGLAAVALLAGLVLPAPAIAADSTPTPSPTATSAIPAGTTVFTLSPVANGIVNPGDALSASISIQNGTDAEMAPTTVTLSLGRTPIADREDLGDWLDGTPTDVALEAVATDEIAAVEPGGFQVRGITIAADDPALAGLAPGVYPLAASYPGTDGTVTSTSTMIVPPAEATDVGIGVIVPITAGALSDGLLTAEQLAELTAPDGDLTNQLDGVTGTAAILAVDPAVPASIRVLGTSAPESALEWLARLESIQNSRFALQFGDADVTAQLQAGLPRPLQPTSFTAYMSESNFATPTPTPTPTPAPSDAPTTAPTPQPDSALPSTDELLTVGPATRQGVYWPAEGTADAEIISRLTDIATTDGTAPATLIPSSTTDAGSDGRTVSAHGRVGAGEVLVYDSDVSAALDDASQQEVSWLRGAPLTAATAYLAFAAAETNGPLLVTVGRGDGRSRVELGAAISAAFSAPDVTPRTIATVAAGEALDVELTGVESSPERAAAASALVADEGELARFATILDQPSLLTGPERADILQVLGVAWIGDTTWPTVLAEHRAATAGTLDSVALLPTSPSDLYGSSAALRFWVRNDLPYPVNLVLYTTRDNLRLDVQGETPIVATPQSNTRVEVPVQARVGRGDVTLTLQLRSPAFVAIGDPQSVEVNVYADWEAVGIAALAALVGILLLFGIARTVLRVRRRRKATDAAAPGGADGGTVAGAEAGVLGTGGKGRAEDEADDDEDGAGVAEAGVPAATDGDER from the coding sequence GTGATTTCACCGCGAGCCCCGCGGCGTGCCCCGCGCCACGCACCGCGCCTCGTGACCGCCGGCTTGGCGGCCGTGGCGTTGCTCGCCGGGCTTGTGCTGCCGGCCCCGGCGATCGCGGCGGACTCCACGCCGACGCCCTCGCCGACTGCGACCTCCGCCATTCCCGCCGGGACCACCGTGTTCACCCTGTCACCCGTGGCGAACGGCATCGTGAACCCGGGCGACGCGCTGAGCGCGTCGATCTCGATCCAGAACGGCACGGACGCCGAGATGGCGCCCACCACCGTCACGCTGTCGCTCGGGCGCACGCCGATCGCCGACCGCGAGGACCTGGGCGACTGGCTCGACGGCACACCGACCGACGTCGCTCTCGAGGCGGTCGCCACCGATGAGATCGCAGCGGTCGAGCCGGGCGGGTTCCAGGTGCGCGGCATCACGATCGCCGCCGACGATCCGGCGCTCGCGGGTCTCGCTCCCGGCGTCTACCCGCTCGCCGCGTCGTATCCCGGCACGGACGGCACCGTGACGTCGACGAGCACGATGATCGTCCCTCCTGCCGAGGCGACAGACGTCGGCATCGGCGTGATCGTCCCGATCACCGCGGGCGCTCTCAGCGACGGCCTCCTCACCGCGGAGCAGCTCGCGGAGCTCACCGCGCCCGACGGCGACCTCACCAACCAGCTCGACGGCGTGACCGGAACCGCCGCGATCCTCGCTGTCGACCCGGCTGTGCCCGCTTCGATCCGGGTGCTGGGCACGTCGGCGCCGGAGTCCGCGCTCGAGTGGCTCGCGCGCCTCGAGAGCATCCAGAACTCGCGATTCGCGCTGCAGTTCGGAGACGCCGACGTCACCGCGCAGCTGCAGGCGGGCCTGCCACGGCCGCTGCAGCCCACGTCCTTCACCGCCTACATGTCGGAGTCCAACTTCGCGACCCCGACGCCGACTCCGACGCCCACCCCGGCCCCGTCGGACGCCCCCACGACCGCGCCCACCCCGCAGCCCGACTCCGCCCTGCCGAGCACGGACGAGCTGCTCACGGTCGGCCCCGCCACGCGCCAGGGCGTGTACTGGCCCGCCGAGGGCACCGCGGATGCTGAGATCATCTCGCGCCTCACCGACATCGCCACCACCGACGGCACCGCTCCGGCGACTCTCATCCCTTCCTCGACGACGGACGCCGGCTCCGACGGCCGCACCGTCTCGGCGCACGGCCGCGTCGGCGCCGGAGAGGTTCTCGTCTACGACAGCGACGTCTCCGCCGCCCTCGACGACGCATCGCAGCAGGAGGTCTCCTGGCTGCGCGGCGCACCGCTCACCGCCGCGACCGCCTATCTCGCCTTCGCGGCGGCCGAGACGAACGGCCCGCTCCTCGTCACCGTCGGCCGCGGCGACGGGCGCTCCCGCGTCGAGCTCGGCGCGGCGATCTCCGCCGCCTTCTCCGCACCCGACGTGACCCCCCGGACGATCGCGACGGTCGCGGCGGGGGAGGCGTTGGATGTGGAGCTGACCGGCGTCGAGTCCTCGCCGGAGCGCGCGGCCGCAGCATCCGCTCTCGTCGCAGACGAAGGCGAGCTCGCGCGGTTCGCGACCATCCTCGACCAGCCATCCCTGCTGACCGGACCGGAGCGCGCCGACATCCTGCAGGTCCTCGGCGTCGCGTGGATCGGTGACACCACCTGGCCGACCGTGTTGGCCGAGCACCGCGCCGCGACTGCCGGCACGCTCGACTCCGTCGCCCTGCTCCCCACGAGCCCGAGCGACCTCTACGGCTCGAGCGCCGCACTGCGGTTCTGGGTGCGCAACGACCTGCCGTACCCCGTCAACCTCGTGCTCTACACGACACGCGACAACCTCCGCCTCGACGTGCAGGGCGAGACCCCCATCGTCGCGACGCCGCAGAGCAACACGCGCGTCGAGGTGCCCGTGCAGGCGCGCGTCGGCCGCGGCGACGTCACCCTGACCCTGCAGCTGCGCAGCCCCGCGTTCGTCGCCATCGGCGATCCGCAATCCGTCGAGGTCAACGTGTACGCCGACTGGGAGGCCGTCGGCATCGCCGCCCTCGCCGCGCTCGTCGGCATCCTCCTGCTGTTCGGCATCGCGCGTACCGTCCTGCGCGTGCGCCGCCGACGGAAGGCGACGGATGCTGCCGCCCCGGGTGGTGCCGATGGCGGGACGGTCGCCGGTGCCGAGGCGGGCGTGCTCGGCACCGGAGGGAAGGGTCGGGCCGAGGACGAGGCCGACGACGATGAGGATGGCGCTGGTGTCGCCGAAGCCGGGGTTCCCGCAGCGACCGACGGGGATGAGCGGTGA
- a CDS encoding tryptophan synthase subunit alpha, with translation MANDEQTPRRRASLELLRAEAADELSVLVHERLRAGEDPWEFMDDLPSVDELVVYLLRAENIAADGGSRPNASRHYRVLRQIALDYPPLTRAVWSLLGDANTHRRWDPTVRAEASR, from the coding sequence ATGGCGAACGACGAGCAGACCCCGCGGCGACGTGCGAGCCTCGAGCTGCTCCGTGCCGAAGCCGCCGACGAGCTCTCGGTGCTGGTGCACGAGCGTCTTCGTGCCGGCGAGGATCCGTGGGAGTTCATGGACGATCTGCCGTCCGTCGACGAACTCGTCGTCTACCTGCTTCGTGCCGAGAACATCGCGGCCGACGGCGGGTCGCGTCCGAACGCCAGCCGCCATTACCGGGTGCTGAGGCAGATCGCGCTTGACTATCCCCCGCTGACTCGTGCCGTATGGTCGCTGCTCGGCGACGCCAACACGCACCGCCGGTGGGATCCGACGGTGCGTGCCGAAGCCAGCCGATGA
- a CDS encoding ParB/RepB/Spo0J family partition protein has translation MAAKRTGLGRGIGALIPTSEQVDERPADVFFPRAVAVAEAEPPVEVVEPDGHEDLVDVPGARLAHIDPHDIVPNPRQPRTNFDPEHFAELVHSVREFGVLQPVVVRLNEKGDYELIMGERRTRAAREAGLSSIPAIVRDTADEHLLRDALLENLHRSELNPLEEASAYQQLLEDFGITQEELATRIGRSRPQISNTIRLLKLPMPVQQRVAAGVLTAGHARAILSLEDAAAMQRFADKIVNEDLSVRAAEAAAKLPDASPTRSVKPQAGSRRAHLDDVAGRLGDRLNTRVKISLTARKGQISIDFATIQDLNRILAELGETEYGALEAS, from the coding sequence ATGGCAGCGAAGCGCACAGGACTCGGCCGCGGAATCGGCGCACTGATCCCGACCAGCGAGCAGGTCGACGAGCGACCCGCCGATGTCTTCTTCCCTCGTGCCGTCGCCGTGGCCGAAGCGGAGCCGCCCGTCGAGGTCGTCGAGCCGGACGGACACGAGGACCTCGTCGATGTGCCCGGCGCCCGACTGGCGCACATCGACCCGCACGACATCGTGCCGAACCCGCGTCAGCCGCGAACGAACTTCGACCCCGAGCACTTCGCAGAACTCGTTCACAGTGTCCGTGAGTTCGGCGTCCTGCAGCCCGTTGTGGTCCGGCTCAACGAGAAGGGCGACTACGAGCTCATCATGGGTGAGCGGCGTACCCGCGCCGCCCGCGAGGCGGGCCTCTCCTCGATCCCCGCGATCGTGCGCGACACCGCCGACGAGCACCTGCTCCGTGATGCCCTCCTCGAGAACCTGCACCGCTCGGAACTGAACCCCCTGGAGGAGGCCTCGGCGTACCAGCAGCTGCTCGAGGACTTCGGCATCACGCAGGAGGAGCTCGCCACCCGCATCGGCCGCTCGCGCCCGCAGATCAGCAACACGATCCGCCTCCTCAAGCTGCCTATGCCGGTGCAGCAGCGGGTGGCCGCGGGGGTGCTCACCGCCGGGCACGCCCGTGCGATCCTGTCGCTCGAAGACGCGGCGGCCATGCAGCGATTCGCCGACAAGATCGTCAACGAGGATCTCTCGGTCCGTGCCGCGGAGGCGGCGGCAAAGCTTCCGGATGCCTCCCCCACCCGTTCGGTGAAGCCGCAAGCCGGTTCGCGCCGCGCACACCTCGACGATGTCGCGGGACGCCTGGGCGACCGGCTCAACACCCGCGTGAAGATCTCGTTGACTGCAAGAAAAGGCCAGATCAGCATCGACTTCGCTACAATTCAGGACCTCAACCGGATCCTCGCTGAGCTCGGTGAGACGGAATACGGGGCTCTCGAGGCCTCATAG
- the trxA gene encoding thioredoxin, with protein MTAKATTSATFEQDVLQAEGPVLVDFWAEWCGPCRMVSPVLDQIQTEHPDKITILKLNVDENPDLAMKYQITSIPAMKVFNKGAVETTIIGAKPKFALEQDLAAYIG; from the coding sequence ATGACCGCCAAGGCGACGACTTCCGCCACGTTCGAGCAGGACGTGCTCCAGGCCGAGGGTCCGGTGCTCGTGGACTTCTGGGCGGAGTGGTGCGGCCCGTGTCGCATGGTCTCGCCCGTCCTCGACCAGATCCAGACGGAGCACCCCGACAAGATCACGATCCTCAAGCTCAACGTGGATGAGAACCCCGACCTCGCGATGAAGTACCAGATCACCTCGATCCCCGCGATGAAGGTGTTCAACAAGGGTGCCGTCGAGACGACGATCATCGGCGCGAAGCCGAAGTTCGCCCTCGAGCAGGACCTCGCTGCCTACATCGGCTGA
- a CDS encoding YciI family protein, producing MRYMLIMQVGSEAAAAFDPETFDMAEAYAAMGRYNEELQKAGVFLSAEGLSDASEGFRVDFDSVPPAVTDGPFAEAREVFTGYWILEVASREEAEHWARKCPLGPGTALEVRRVNELSDFDQNDEWIAKEKEWRAANT from the coding sequence ATGCGTTACATGCTCATCATGCAGGTCGGCTCGGAGGCTGCTGCGGCTTTCGACCCCGAGACCTTCGACATGGCGGAGGCGTACGCCGCCATGGGCCGCTACAACGAGGAACTGCAGAAGGCCGGCGTGTTCCTCAGCGCCGAGGGCCTGTCGGATGCGTCCGAAGGATTCCGCGTCGATTTCGACTCCGTCCCCCCCGCCGTGACCGACGGACCGTTCGCCGAGGCGCGCGAGGTCTTCACCGGCTACTGGATCCTCGAGGTCGCGTCGCGGGAAGAAGCCGAGCACTGGGCGCGCAAGTGCCCGCTCGGCCCGGGCACTGCGCTCGAGGTGCGTCGGGTCAACGAGCTCAGCGACTTCGACCAGAACGACGAGTGGATCGCCAAGGAGAAGGAGTGGCGCGCCGCCAACACGTGA
- the murJ gene encoding murein biosynthesis integral membrane protein MurJ: MSGIGRASALIGAGTIVSRLTGFLRGIVLVAVVGSVNSRAGDAFGTANQLPNNIYAIISTGLLTAVIVPQIVRAASHEDGGRAFISKVFTLGTVVLLGATALATLGAPWLVQLYAPGYTPEQLALTTAFAYWCLPQILFYGLYALVGEALNARRIYGPYTWAPIVNNVVSITGFLLFLALFGGPITDVDPWTPAMIAILAGTATFGIVVQAFILFFFWRRTGLHVRPDFGWRGVGLGQIGRLAGWTFLMVVAGQLAGLLQSRVLSDASGEGPAAAASGYAWLLFMLPYSIIVLSIGTPYFTQLSEHAHAGRDDDVRADIGRSIRTLGVFIVIATFALAAAAVPASRIFTNTASEAVQAAWVLLAFLVGLIPLAVLFVIQRTFYAYNDTRTPFFFTLLQCTIVVATALGSRALVDAQVVGLEYLAALVAIGQSVASIVQVLLATWLLERRIGGLRTGSWVLSLGRFVLAAIPAAVVGWLVFLWSGGPGGWTTSSQLLGAVGAAVIGVVAIAIYVGFLALLRAPELSVATGLVRRLLPGRR; this comes from the coding sequence GTGAGCGGGATCGGACGCGCGAGCGCGCTCATCGGCGCGGGCACGATCGTGTCGCGCCTCACCGGATTCCTCCGGGGGATCGTGCTCGTCGCCGTTGTCGGTTCGGTCAACAGCCGCGCGGGCGACGCGTTCGGGACGGCGAATCAACTTCCGAACAACATCTACGCGATCATCTCCACCGGCCTGCTCACGGCGGTGATCGTGCCGCAGATCGTGCGGGCCGCGTCGCACGAGGACGGCGGACGCGCCTTCATCTCCAAGGTGTTCACCCTCGGCACCGTCGTGCTGCTCGGCGCCACGGCCTTGGCCACCCTCGGCGCGCCGTGGCTGGTTCAGCTCTACGCTCCCGGGTACACGCCCGAGCAGCTTGCGCTCACCACCGCGTTCGCGTACTGGTGCCTGCCGCAGATCTTGTTCTACGGTCTGTACGCACTCGTCGGCGAGGCCCTCAACGCACGCCGCATCTATGGCCCTTACACGTGGGCGCCCATCGTCAACAACGTCGTGTCCATCACCGGGTTCCTCCTCTTCCTCGCGTTGTTCGGCGGCCCGATCACCGACGTGGATCCCTGGACCCCGGCGATGATCGCGATCCTCGCGGGAACCGCGACCTTCGGCATCGTCGTGCAGGCGTTCATCCTCTTCTTCTTCTGGCGCCGAACAGGCCTGCATGTGCGGCCCGACTTCGGCTGGCGGGGCGTCGGTCTCGGCCAGATTGGGCGGCTGGCAGGCTGGACCTTCCTGATGGTCGTCGCAGGTCAGCTCGCCGGCCTGCTCCAATCCCGTGTCCTGTCGGACGCCTCCGGCGAAGGCCCCGCCGCCGCCGCGTCGGGCTATGCCTGGCTGCTCTTCATGCTCCCGTACTCGATCATCGTCCTGTCGATCGGCACCCCGTACTTCACGCAGCTGAGCGAACACGCCCACGCGGGCCGCGACGATGACGTCCGCGCTGACATCGGCCGCAGCATCCGCACCCTCGGGGTCTTCATCGTCATCGCCACGTTCGCGCTCGCCGCCGCAGCGGTGCCGGCTTCCCGCATCTTCACCAACACCGCGAGCGAGGCGGTGCAAGCGGCATGGGTCCTGCTGGCCTTCCTCGTCGGGTTGATCCCACTCGCCGTGCTGTTCGTCATCCAACGAACGTTCTACGCCTACAACGACACCCGCACACCGTTCTTCTTCACGCTGCTGCAGTGCACGATCGTCGTCGCGACGGCGCTCGGGTCGCGCGCTCTCGTCGATGCACAGGTGGTCGGGTTGGAGTACCTCGCTGCGCTCGTCGCGATCGGCCAGTCGGTCGCGAGCATCGTGCAGGTGCTCCTTGCGACCTGGCTCCTTGAAAGGCGGATCGGCGGGCTGCGGACGGGATCATGGGTGCTGTCACTCGGTCGTTTCGTTCTGGCGGCCATCCCGGCCGCCGTGGTCGGCTGGCTCGTCTTCCTGTGGTCCGGCGGCCCCGGCGGATGGACCACGTCGAGCCAGCTGCTGGGAGCTGTGGGGGCCGCTGTCATAGGCGTCGTGGCGATCGCCATCTACGTCGGATTCCTCGCGCTGCTGCGCGCGCCGGAACTCTCCGTCGCCACCGGCCTGGTGCGCCGTCTCCTGCCGGGCCGCCGCTGA